Genomic DNA from Pedosphaera parvula Ellin514:
TTGTTTGTTGATTTGCAAAATCTCCTCCCGGAGTAATGTCTGCTCCCTTCCAGCCTTGGCTGAAGCGTGCCATTCATAGGTCACAGGCCCGGCAGCCACCAGCGCACAAACCACCACCACTTGCGTTTTGGTAAGTCCCATAAAAGTTCCTATAAGCAGGCCGAGGCCGGTCACAGACCCTACGCTTCCTGCGGTTATTGCTCCTTTGGTAATAATGATGGAAAGGCCCGACGGCGCAGTTTGAGCGGCCGCTTTCAACGCCGCAGCGGTGGTTGCTACCGCCGGAACGGCATAACCGCGACGCCGGAAAAACTGGGTGAGCTTCTCCAGCGCCTTCTCAATGCGCTTGCGTGCCGCATCATCCCCGGTTCCCAAAGCTTTCCCGATTTCCAGATGGTTTTGCTCTTCGAAATACCGAAGCATCAGTGCTTGTCGCTCCGGTTCCCGCAATTCCATCAAACCTTCATCCAATACGCTGGTCATCGACGTGAGCAAAGATTCTTCGTCCTTCATAGTCGTTCCAAGTTCGATGGCATTCTGCTCACGACGCTGTCTCCGATACTCCCCGCGCCACCATTGGCGGGATTCCAGCAAGGTCGTTTTATGCAGCCATCCGGTTAAGGTGTTATCTCCTTGAAGCCTTGCCGCTTTGCGCGCCAGGGCAATGAAGACGTTTTGCGTGACCTCCTGTGCCGCGGCCGCATCGTTCAACTGCCGGTTTGCCGTGGCGAACACCAGGTCCACGTGTCGCTCTACGAGTGATCTAAAGGCGGTTTCAGATCCGCGCTTCACATACTCCCGAAGCAAATCCCGATCTGTCATTGGCTCAGCCATCTCTCCTTATTACTGCCGCAGAACCGGCAAAACCGGAATTTTATTTTGTTCGGACCTGTCGATTACATGAATATGGGTCTGTTCTATGCATCTAAGTTAAGCATAATCATTAGGTATCACAGCTTTTTACATAACATTGGCCGATCCAACATGAAAAAATACCTCCTTTTTGGAATGGTCTTGGCTCGTATTGCAAGCTCCCAACTCGCCCACGCTCAATGGACCGATGGCCAGCATCTTGCAGGCATGATTCTCGAGACGAACAGGACCAGTGCTGAGCGAGAGTCATTCATTAACGGTCATCCGTGGGAAGCGGACGTGTTGGTCTCAGTCATGACGACGAATCTTCCGAACGACAGCGTGGAAGAGTCCGCGCGCATTCCGTGGATCTGGCGTGTCGCCATCGCTGCCGGGAAGCGAAACAATGCCATTGAGCTGAAATCCTTGCTTAATGTCGCCTTGCCAAAAGCCAACGAGCCTCTCCGTGACTGGCAGGCCGTGGTCATTGGCGGCGGTATCATCAATGGGCTCAGTCTTCAAGGCATCTGGCCGGATGATCGCGTGGCAGAACTGCTCCTTGGTGATAAGGACTTGCAGACCCGCTGGGACCGCACCCTCGATCTCGCCTCTGCCATGGCCGAGAATGTCCAAGTCAAGAGCGGCACCCGATATGACGCGCTTCGAATCATCGGTGTAGACACATGGGAACGCCGCGGTGCTCAGCTGGAAAAGTATCTGGCGAAGGATGCCAATGCCGAGCTGCAGCAAGGGGCGGTGAGTGGCCTTGCTGACATGAAATCCAAAAATGTTGGCCCCACACTCGTTAAGAACCTGCAAAACCTCTCGGATCGTAATCGCGCTTTTGCCTTGGATGCTCTGCTGCGTGACGATTCCCGGGTTGCTGTCTTGCTCGATGCCGTGGATCAAAAGAAGGTCTCCCGCTCGACTCTCGGTGTTGAACGAATCGGCAAGTTGGAAGCAGTTTCGAACAAAAAACTCCGCGCGCGTGCTCAAAAAGATTTTGCTCGTACTTTTCCTGTAAATGGCGGCTCCACCTATCATGTCGGTATCGCCAAGGTTGATATTACGCCAAATTATCCTATCCGCCTGAACGGTTATCTCGCTCGCAAAGCCGAGTCGACCGGTGTGCTGCATCCCCTCTATGCCAAGGCTCTGGCCATCGGTGCCGATAAAGAAGGGCCCGCCATTCTCATTTCGGTGGATAACTGTATCGTTCCGAAAAAGGTGCGCGACGAACTCGCCGGGCGACTCGCTAAGAAGGGCATTGCCTCTGAAAAGTTCGCTATGCTGGTTTCTCATACCCACACCGCCCCGAAACTCGCCGGTGCTGCCGATAACATTTATGGCTCCGACATTCCCGCTGAAGATCAAGCCCACATCGACCGTTACACGCGCGAGTTTGTTGATGCCTTGGAGAAGGTTGCCATTACTGCGCTGAAGAATCGTGCTCCTGCCAAATTGGCTTGGGGACAAACCAAGGCAGGCTTCGGCGGAAATCGTCGAACCAAGGGCGGGCCAGTGGACCACGATGTTCCGGTTCTCCTCGTGACTCAACCAAATGGAACACTGCGGGGCATCCTGGTCAGTTACGCCTGTCATTGCACCACGCTGGATGGAACGGAAACCAGAATCTGCCCTGACTGGGCCGGTTATACTCAACAATACCTTGAAGATGTTTACCCTGGCGTCGTCGCCATGACTGGCATCGGCTGCGGGGCAGATCAAAATCCTTTTCCACGCCCGGGAGTGGACATGGCCAAACAGCACGGCAGCGAACTCGCGTCTGCAGTAGACGAATTACTCTTGAAGGATCTGACTCCTCTGAATGGTAAACTGGAATGCCGCAGCAAACAAATTGCCCTCCCATTCGACACCTTGCCCACACGTGAGGAATACCAGAAGCGCGCCGAGGATCAGGATAAATCTCACTATCCCATTATCTACCACGCCAAGAAGCAGCTCGCCCGACTTGATCGCGGCGAAAAGTTGATGACCGAACTGCCGTATCTCGTTCAGGAATGGAATTTCGGCAACGACCTCGCCATGGCCTTCCTTCCCGGTGAAGTGGTGGTTGATTATTCCCTGCGTCTCAAAAAGGAATTTGATGCGTCACATCTCTGGGTGAACGGATATGCCAACTACGTTCCTTGCTACATTCCCTCAAAGCGCATCTGGAGCGAAGGCGGTTACGAGGGTGGGGGAGCGATGGTCTATTACGACCTGCCAACCCGGTTGTCGGAAAAAACTGAAGACCTCATCGTGAGCGCGGTTCATGACATCGTGCCGAAGCAATTTGTTTCCAACGAGCAGGTCTCTGAGTTTCCTGCTCCTCTATCTCCGCAGGAAGCCCTCAAGTCCTTCCGCACCAAACCGGGTTTCACAGTCGATCTCGCCGCCAGCGAACCTCAGATCGTCGACCCCGTTGCCATCGACTTCGGCACCGACGGCAAGCTCTGGGTGGTCGAAATGCACGACTACCCGATGGGCGTAAAGGGCGACTATGCACCTGGCGGCCGTGTAAAATTGCTGACCAGCAGCAAGCACGACGGTCATTACGACAAGTCAACCACCTTCATCGAAAATATCCCGTTTCCAACCGGCATCATGCAATGGCGCAAAGGTGTGCTCATCTGCACCGCCCCTGATATTTTGTATGCAGAGGACACCGATGGCGATGGCAAAGCTGACGTGGTCAAAAAGCTTTTCACCGGATTTGCCACACATAACTTTCAGGCCCGCGTGAACGGTCTTCGTTGGGGGCTTGATAATTGGGTCTATGCAGCAGCAGGTCTTTTCGGTGGGACCATCCGCAGCGAACTTGCTGGAAAAATCTACGAGCTCAGCGGTCGCGATTTTCGTTTCAATCCGGACACCGGCGATTTTGAACCAGTGAGCGGACTGAGCCAGCAAAGCCGTGTGCGCGATGATTGGGGCAATTGGTTTGGCTGCGATAACAGCAATCTCGCCTGGAACTGGCCCTTGGAAGAACGCTACATTCGCCGAAATCCTTTCGTAGCCGCCCCCGAGCCTCGGGTGACCGTTCCTCAATATCCCGACCCGAATGTCCTTTTTCCCGTCAGCCAAACGTTGGAACGCTTCAATCATCCCGAATCTGCCAATCGCACTACTTCAGCCTGCGGCATTGGTCTTTATACTGATATTCTGCTCGGCCAGGATTATTACGGGAACTCCTTCACCTGCGAACCGGTGCACAACCTCGTTCGCCGCCTGGTGCTCAAAACCGATGGCATTGCTTTCTCCGGCTCCAAGCCTGATGATGAGCAGCAAACGGAATTCTTTGCGTCGACAGATAGTTGGTCCCGTCCAGTGGAAGTTCGCACCGGCCCTGATGGTGCCTTGTGGATCTCTGACATGTACCGCTTCGTTATTGAACATCCCAAGTGGATTCCCGCCGAACGCCTCGCCAAGCTCGATGTCCGTGCCGGCGATGACAAAGGCCGCGTTTATCGTGTCTATCCCACAGCCGGAAAGCTGCGCCCTATTCACGATCTAACCAGCCTTTCCACCGCCAAACTGGTTGCCTTGCTCGATTCTCCTAATGGAACCGAACGTGATCTCATCCACCGTGAGCTGTATCAACGTGCCGATAAATCAGCCATCAAGCCTCTGGAACAACTCGCTTCGAAGAGTTCCAATCCTGCCGTGCGCGTACAAGCTCTTTGCGCTTTGGAAGGTTTGAAGGGCCTGCAACTGGAAACTCTTCAGCAGGCGCTTGCCGATAAGGATTCCAACGTGCGCCGTCAGGCCATGAGACTCAGCGAAAATTTTCTGCGCGGTACATCAGCCTCGGCTCTCGGTGAATCGCTGTTGAAACTCGCATCAGATTCCGATCCCGGCGTCCGTTTCCAGCTGGCGCTGACCCTGGGCGAGTGGGACGACATACGCGCCGGTCAGGCTCTGGGAAATCTCGCCAGATCCAGCTTGTCTAATCATTGGATGCGGGCGGCCGTGCTTAGTTCCGCTGTGAACCAGCCCGGTGAAATTCTTAAAGGCGTCCTGGCCCTGCCGGCCGACACTGCCAATCGTGGCGAAATGGTGGGGCAGTTGATTGCCACTGCTTCCGGTGCAAAAAATCCTAAAACATTCGAATCCATCCTTGTTGCCATTGCTCCTGTAAATGGAGAAAATATTCCTCAATGGCAACTGGTTGCCTTGGGCAATCTGCAAGAAGCCCTGGGCCGCCAAAAGCTCTCGCTCAACTCCTTTGCTGAATCTTCAGATGCTTCCATCCGGGAAGCGGCGAAACGCATCCAGTCAGGCATCGCCTCCGCCGGAGCCATTGCCGCCAATTCCAAGGCTCCGGTCGCTGATCGTGAAGCATCGGTGCGACTGCTGGCCTGGTCAAACGATGAACGCGACCTGAAGTCGCTTGTCTCCCTTGCCACTCAAACCACCAATACGCGCCTTCAAAAGGCCGCGAATAAATCATTGCATGTTCAACGCAATCCCAAGGTCCCTGAGATGCTGCTCGCGGGTTGGCCGCAATACTCCCCATCCGTGCGCGAACATGTGCTCGACATCTTGTTGAGCCGTGATGAAGGCATTGACCAACTTTTCAGCGCCGTGGAGCAGAAAACCATTGCGCCGACGGAAATTCCCATTGCCAACCGTCAGCAGTTGCAAAAATCTTCCAACCCAAAAATCCAGCAGCGAGCCGCCGCGCTCCTGCCTTTGCATACGAGCGATCGCACCCAGGTGTTGAAAAAGTTTTCAGATGTGGCCCATCTCGCGGGCAATCCCGAGCATGGCGCGCAAATCTTCACCGAAACTTGCGCCACCTGTCACCATCTCAAGGGCGTGGGTAATTCTGTCGGGCCCGACCTGGCTGCGCTTAACGACAAATCAATTGAAGACTTCCTGGTCGCCATCCTGGATCCCAACGCCGCCATTGAACCTCGCTTCATCCAATACAATATTGAAGTGAAGGATGGTCGTTCGCTCTCCGGCGTGATTCAAAACGAAACCGCCACCAGCCTCACGCTGGTTCAACCTGGCGGCATTCACGAAACTATCCTGCGCTCGGAAATCTCCGAAATGCGCGCCTCGAGTCTTTCACTGATGCCTGAAGGCTTGGAGGAAGGTAAAAAGCCCCAGGATTTCGCGGATTTAATCGCGTATTTGAAATCTCAACCTTCACAATTCGGCAGCGCCAGCCCGGAAAAGGCCGCGGCGGCGCGTAAGAGTTTCCTGGCCGATGGCTATGATCTGGCCCGGGTTGTCTCTGCTTCTGAAGCCATGCCTTATCCAGGCTGGCTGGGCACGTTGATGCTTTCCCACTGCCGTCAAACGGACGGGAATTCAAAAGTCGAATGGGAAACCAAGCCGGTTGACGATCTCAATCCCCACGGCATGAATACTTTTCGCGTTCCAGTTGCCATGGGACTCTTATCCAATCCGTCAGGTAAGTTTTATTTGAAGGTGAATGGACGCTCCGGGGTTGACTTCGACGTCTCCATCAACGATGCCGTTTGGAAAAATCCTGCTTCCGAAGTCATCTTGCAATACCATGTCATGGAAAATAATCCAGAAGACAGCAACGGAGTGCTTACCATTAGCGTTCGTGGTGAGTGGTTGAAGTCTGGCAAACCCATTGTCTTTGAAGTCACCGGTTCGGCCTCGAACAGCCAGCGCTGGTTCGGCATCTATACCATGGAACCGCAATCTCAGGCCAGTCGGAACTGAACGGACGAACCCACAAACGATTCATCAGGTGATCTTCAAATGAAACTGCTTTCACCCCGTACGCGATCGCTTTAGCCGATCCTCCTTTTTTCCTTTGGATTTGAATTAGTCTGCCAAGGTGGTGTTTGGTTTCGCCCTGCATGAATAAATATTCGCATTGACGACTTAGTGCACCAAGGATTACAGAATGAACAATCCCGGAATTACTGGATGAAACATGAACTAACTCGGCCGAGAGAAAGGGAATCTCTTTCATGGAAATGTTTGTGAAAGTTCACAAAAAAGTAACATAGCGGAAGCTGCGTGTGTTGTATGGTTCAGTTTGTCGGCTAACTAAAATTCAATTTTAAATATGTTCAGAAAGCTTGTTCCCTTCGTTGCATGTGGTGCAGTCCTGGCAGGATTGATTTCTCCCTCTACTTCGCGCGCCGCAAATATCCAGGGTGTTACCATCAATTCTGTTTCCTCCGAGTACCTCTCCGGAGTTGAGCAGCGCCGCGCCACCAACATGCTCAACAACACCGGATTGTATGGTGACATACTCACCACCGTTCCGGGAGGAGCCATGTGGGTGAGTTTCACCAACACCGCAGCGGCATTGACTAACGAGTACGTGACGTTTGATTTGGGCGCGGTCCATCCGATCGACCAGATGAAGGTCTGGCCATATAACGAGGGGGCCAATCTGACTACTCCCAAGCAGGGCCTGCGCTCGGCAGACATTTTGACTTCCTTCGATGGCGTCAATTATACCACCAACTTCCCCAATTACGCCTTTAATCTCGCTCCGGGCACGTTTGTCAGCACGGTGCAATCCATTCCTTTCAATGGACTACAGGCCCGTTACGTGCGCTTGAATGTGCACACCAACTGGGGAAATACATTCAGAGTTGGTATTGGCAAAGTGCGGTTTGTGGACACCAATGTGCCGCCAACCCTCAATTCTGCGAGCTACAGCTTCGCTGGTAACCGCGTTACGGTTCGTTTCTCTGAATCCGTTCTCCCTTCCACGGCGACTAACATTGCCAATTATTC
This window encodes:
- a CDS encoding RNA polymerase sigma factor, which produces MAEPMTDRDLLREYVKRGSETAFRSLVERHVDLVFATANRQLNDAAAAQEVTQNVFIALARKAARLQGDNTLTGWLHKTTLLESRQWWRGEYRRQRREQNAIELGTTMKDEESLLTSMTSVLDEGLMELREPERQALMLRYFEEQNHLEIGKALGTGDDAARKRIEKALEKLTQFFRRRGYAVPAVATTAAALKAAAQTAPSGLSIIITKGAITAGSVGSVTGLGLLIGTFMGLTKTQVVVVCALVAAGPVTYEWHASAKAGREQTLLREEILQINKQLSDRQGHLDETQRKLQAAESNLKRLGGAIAEQRASALAARAAAATNLYSWSDDSDYVRLPKSIAGSLTLSESVQIPRPRGGYRREQDYVLGEDGSLAAPLTESLGLTQNEDAEVQTLFQNFMLSYQQQVQAHTYVTNVAPAEFGIGDRQSLSQVTMSFATEGQALKERLRDSITATLGKERADVVWEQVSGTFEGRYNNFGGEDLIKTAVLETNGDFKGEFRYWEGHRGSQAGSPWLPSRVTYVKEEQLPEGIRPFLPKLKPAAAKL
- a CDS encoding neutral/alkaline non-lysosomal ceramidase N-terminal domain-containing protein gives rise to the protein MKKYLLFGMVLARIASSQLAHAQWTDGQHLAGMILETNRTSAERESFINGHPWEADVLVSVMTTNLPNDSVEESARIPWIWRVAIAAGKRNNAIELKSLLNVALPKANEPLRDWQAVVIGGGIINGLSLQGIWPDDRVAELLLGDKDLQTRWDRTLDLASAMAENVQVKSGTRYDALRIIGVDTWERRGAQLEKYLAKDANAELQQGAVSGLADMKSKNVGPTLVKNLQNLSDRNRAFALDALLRDDSRVAVLLDAVDQKKVSRSTLGVERIGKLEAVSNKKLRARAQKDFARTFPVNGGSTYHVGIAKVDITPNYPIRLNGYLARKAESTGVLHPLYAKALAIGADKEGPAILISVDNCIVPKKVRDELAGRLAKKGIASEKFAMLVSHTHTAPKLAGAADNIYGSDIPAEDQAHIDRYTREFVDALEKVAITALKNRAPAKLAWGQTKAGFGGNRRTKGGPVDHDVPVLLVTQPNGTLRGILVSYACHCTTLDGTETRICPDWAGYTQQYLEDVYPGVVAMTGIGCGADQNPFPRPGVDMAKQHGSELASAVDELLLKDLTPLNGKLECRSKQIALPFDTLPTREEYQKRAEDQDKSHYPIIYHAKKQLARLDRGEKLMTELPYLVQEWNFGNDLAMAFLPGEVVVDYSLRLKKEFDASHLWVNGYANYVPCYIPSKRIWSEGGYEGGGAMVYYDLPTRLSEKTEDLIVSAVHDIVPKQFVSNEQVSEFPAPLSPQEALKSFRTKPGFTVDLAASEPQIVDPVAIDFGTDGKLWVVEMHDYPMGVKGDYAPGGRVKLLTSSKHDGHYDKSTTFIENIPFPTGIMQWRKGVLICTAPDILYAEDTDGDGKADVVKKLFTGFATHNFQARVNGLRWGLDNWVYAAAGLFGGTIRSELAGKIYELSGRDFRFNPDTGDFEPVSGLSQQSRVRDDWGNWFGCDNSNLAWNWPLEERYIRRNPFVAAPEPRVTVPQYPDPNVLFPVSQTLERFNHPESANRTTSACGIGLYTDILLGQDYYGNSFTCEPVHNLVRRLVLKTDGIAFSGSKPDDEQQTEFFASTDSWSRPVEVRTGPDGALWISDMYRFVIEHPKWIPAERLAKLDVRAGDDKGRVYRVYPTAGKLRPIHDLTSLSTAKLVALLDSPNGTERDLIHRELYQRADKSAIKPLEQLASKSSNPAVRVQALCALEGLKGLQLETLQQALADKDSNVRRQAMRLSENFLRGTSASALGESLLKLASDSDPGVRFQLALTLGEWDDIRAGQALGNLARSSLSNHWMRAAVLSSAVNQPGEILKGVLALPADTANRGEMVGQLIATASGAKNPKTFESILVAIAPVNGENIPQWQLVALGNLQEALGRQKLSLNSFAESSDASIREAAKRIQSGIASAGAIAANSKAPVADREASVRLLAWSNDERDLKSLVSLATQTTNTRLQKAANKSLHVQRNPKVPEMLLAGWPQYSPSVREHVLDILLSRDEGIDQLFSAVEQKTIAPTEIPIANRQQLQKSSNPKIQQRAAALLPLHTSDRTQVLKKFSDVAHLAGNPEHGAQIFTETCATCHHLKGVGNSVGPDLAALNDKSIEDFLVAILDPNAAIEPRFIQYNIEVKDGRSLSGVIQNETATSLTLVQPGGIHETILRSEISEMRASSLSLMPEGLEEGKKPQDFADLIAYLKSQPSQFGSASPEKAAAARKSFLADGYDLARVVSASEAMPYPGWLGTLMLSHCRQTDGNSKVEWETKPVDDLNPHGMNTFRVPVAMGLLSNPSGKFYLKVNGRSGVDFDVSINDAVWKNPASEVILQYHVMENNPEDSNGVLTISVRGEWLKSGKPIVFEVTGSASNSQRWFGIYTMEPQSQASRN